The genomic stretch ACATCGCAAGGAAAGAGAGGAACTATGGATACAGAAGCAGCATGGATTAGAAAAATTCAGCGGAAAGCCTGTGAAACGTCAGCAAATGCGCTCGTTTCTCGGTACTACAAGGAAATGTACAGCTACACTTACCGACAAACGACAAACAAGCAGCTATCCATGGATCTGACACAAGACATTTTCATCCATATGCTGCAATCGATTGGACGCTATGACGGAAGCCGCGGCATGTTCCGCACTTGGCTGTACAAGCTTGCTACCAATCGCATCGTCGACTATTACCGTTCCAAATACTACAGCTACGCTCGCCATACGGCTCCAATGGAAGAGGATATTCAAAGCAATGAAGATTTCACGCTGGAAATTGAGAAAAAAGAACAAATCGAGGCTGTTATGCAGCTGGTGAACCAAATGGACGCCGTCTCGCAGCATATATTCCGGCTTAAGTTTTTTGCTGAATACACCTTTGCTGACATTGCCCCACTGCTGAATATGCCAGAATCAACGGTTAAAACCAA from Paenibacillus sp. FSL H8-0548 encodes the following:
- a CDS encoding sigma-70 family RNA polymerase sigma factor, with amino-acid sequence MDTEAAWIRKIQRKACETSANALVSRYYKEMYSYTYRQTTNKQLSMDLTQDIFIHMLQSIGRYDGSRGMFRTWLYKLATNRIVDYYRSKYYSYARHTAPMEEDIQSNEDFTLEIEKKEQIEAVMQLVNQMDAVSQHIFRLKFFAEYTFADIAPLLNMPESTVKTKYYAMIRKLKHNLL